One Acidobacteriota bacterium genomic window carries:
- a CDS encoding molybdopterin dehydrogenase, which yields MEAFEYASPKNVQNAVKLLGSTWGGTEIMAGGTDLISAMKDGVVSLKRVVSLKNVKALDRIQGGAGAGLRMGALVTIRQLLDHSQARQEYPGLFQAADGIRGEQMRHMGTVGGELLQRPRDWYFRNGYGLLAQHNGKSLVPDGQNSYSAILGNSGPAYFVNPSSLAPILIALNAKVTLHGQNGQREVELSKFYTTPGSENDREYVIKPDEILTEITVPAAGGAKTATYEIREKEGLDWPLAAAAVALQMDGNTVKSARVVLGHVAPVPWPSSEAEEALNGKDLTEEVADAAGKAAVSKATPLSQNGYKVQLARVAVKRALMRAAKGEA from the coding sequence ATGGAAGCTTTCGAATACGCAAGTCCAAAGAACGTGCAGAACGCCGTCAAATTGCTGGGAAGCACCTGGGGCGGCACAGAAATAATGGCTGGAGGAACTGACCTGATCAGCGCCATGAAGGACGGGGTGGTTTCTCTCAAACGCGTGGTGAGCCTGAAAAATGTAAAGGCCCTGGATCGCATTCAAGGTGGTGCCGGGGCGGGTTTGCGGATGGGAGCGCTGGTGACCATCCGCCAGCTTCTGGACCATTCACAGGCCCGGCAGGAATATCCCGGCCTCTTCCAGGCGGCGGACGGCATTCGCGGCGAGCAGATGCGCCACATGGGGACCGTGGGCGGCGAGCTGCTTCAGCGTCCTCGTGACTGGTACTTCCGCAACGGTTACGGCCTGCTGGCACAGCACAACGGCAAATCGCTGGTCCCGGACGGCCAGAATAGCTATTCAGCGATTCTGGGCAATTCCGGGCCGGCGTATTTTGTGAACCCGTCCAGCCTCGCTCCCATCCTGATCGCGCTCAATGCCAAAGTGACGCTGCACGGGCAGAATGGCCAGCGCGAGGTGGAACTGAGCAAGTTCTACACCACGCCTGGATCCGAAAACGATCGGGAATATGTGATCAAACCGGATGAAATCCTGACCGAGATCACGGTTCCCGCCGCCGGTGGCGCCAAAACCGCCACGTATGAAATCCGCGAGAAGGAAGGCCTGGACTGGCCCCTTGCGGCCGCAGCCGTAGCATTGCAGATGGACGGAAACACCGTGAAGAGCGCACGCGTGGTTCTGGGACATGTGGCGCCCGTACCCTGGCCGTCTTCCGAGGCGGAGGAAGCCCTCAACGGAAAGGACCTCACCGAGGAAGTGGCGGATGCCGCGGGCAAAGCGGCGGTGAGCAAAGCAACACCCTTAAGCCAGAACGGTTACAAGGTGCAACTTGCCCGCGTAGCCGTAAAGCGCGCTCTCATGCGTGCTGCGAAAGGAGAAGCGTGA
- a CDS encoding DUF1326 domain-containing protein: protein MRNILGAGLAALILAGLAIVPAKAAVTGDYLEVRNADVWTGPCYANSEVDLTGKQAILAWKINKGSWEGTDISGLTVVAVVKAKATLGDPYRNPYPSESVLILDRNATSQQRAALVGFVKARAGKLVDRVVRVDVARVSLEVGRGADHGTDVLQAGNLAVVKTRPLCHGDIMCGNETVYYPPLTRTEMSMPAYSEEDAFNGKGLGVVWTNRNARSAFIGTFSD from the coding sequence ATGCGGAACATTCTTGGAGCAGGTCTGGCGGCACTTATTCTGGCGGGGCTGGCAATTGTTCCGGCGAAAGCAGCCGTCACCGGCGATTATCTGGAAGTAAGGAACGCTGACGTATGGACAGGGCCTTGCTATGCCAATTCAGAGGTTGACCTGACTGGCAAGCAGGCGATCCTGGCGTGGAAAATCAATAAGGGATCATGGGAAGGTACTGATATCAGCGGTTTGACAGTGGTTGCAGTGGTGAAGGCCAAAGCAACTCTTGGCGATCCATACCGGAACCCCTACCCGAGTGAGTCGGTTCTGATTCTCGACCGCAACGCGACCTCGCAGCAACGTGCGGCCCTGGTGGGTTTTGTGAAGGCACGGGCAGGAAAACTGGTGGATCGCGTGGTCCGCGTTGATGTGGCTCGCGTCAGCCTGGAAGTGGGAAGGGGAGCGGACCACGGGACTGATGTACTGCAGGCCGGCAACCTTGCAGTCGTGAAGACGCGTCCTCTTTGCCACGGCGACATCATGTGCGGCAACGAAACGGTCTATTACCCGCCGCTGACCAGGACTGAGATGTCCATGCCGGCATACAGCGAGGAAGACGCTTTCAATGGCAAAGGCCTTGGCGTGGTGTGGACCAACCGGAATGCCCGCAGCGCCTTTATCGGCACCTTTTCCGACTGA
- a CDS encoding acyl dehydratase has product MTTAKGRQLPPGYYWFEDLQEGDWFETGRIVVTEAHIVNFAGLSGDFFDVHMDDDFARAQGFPKRIAHGLLGLALADGLKNRASVRLMVIASLGWNWQFTGPIFAGDRIGARITIQEKRLSSKGKAVLTLHLEVTQQEGRVVQKGETTLLARIKPGKAS; this is encoded by the coding sequence ATGACCACTGCGAAAGGCAGGCAACTGCCGCCGGGCTACTACTGGTTCGAGGACCTTCAAGAGGGCGACTGGTTTGAAACAGGACGCATTGTCGTGACCGAAGCCCACATCGTCAATTTTGCCGGGCTGTCCGGAGATTTCTTTGACGTTCACATGGATGACGATTTTGCGCGCGCGCAGGGCTTCCCAAAGCGCATCGCGCATGGACTGCTGGGATTGGCGCTGGCCGACGGGCTCAAGAACCGGGCCTCCGTTCGCCTGATGGTGATCGCATCGCTCGGGTGGAACTGGCAGTTCACTGGGCCGATCTTCGCCGGCGACCGGATCGGCGCCAGAATTACAATCCAGGAGAAGCGCCTATCCAGCAAGGGAAAAGCAGTCCTGACCCTTCACCTTGAAGTAACCCAGCAGGAAGGCCGCGTGGTGCAGAAGGGTGAAACAACTCTCCTCGCGAGAATAAAACCCGGCAAGGCAAGCTGA
- a CDS encoding acyl CoA:acetate/3-ketoacid CoA transferase: MSKTRFLSAEEAARTVRNGDTVAVSGNGAGMTSAEAIFAAIEKRFLTTGEPRGITLVHSLGLGDRGELGTNRFAHEGMLARVIASHFTWSARIQQLIRDEKIEAYCFPGGVVQQLLREIGAGRPGLITHSGLGTFVDPRQDGGRCNKRSTAELVELMNIDGGEALRYKPFKVDIAIIRGTYADLKGNISPEEEAVDLDIYTMAMAAHNCNGTVLAQVRQVVEPGTLKARSVHVPGIMVDAVVEDSAQELFYGLPYDPTISGSQRAHLKRLSSGLPEKLARRIIARRAAMELRPGASLNFGFGIPGGIFGVIAEQGIEDDLWISVEQGTHNGRMLDERLFGAARNPDALVPSVDQFDFYSGGGIDQTFLGMGEADAQGNVNVSHLGGNLVGPGGFMEIAQNAKCVVFCGTFDAQGSEVAFENGKLRIVRPGRIQKFVKAVERITFSGEYARQNKQEVLYVTERCVFQLDTGGLRLIEIAPGIDPGRDIFPYMAFRPIVGDVKQMESSCFV, encoded by the coding sequence ATGAGCAAGACCAGGTTCCTCAGTGCGGAAGAGGCCGCACGGACGGTCAGGAACGGCGATACTGTGGCCGTCAGCGGCAACGGCGCGGGGATGACCTCAGCCGAAGCGATTTTCGCGGCGATTGAGAAGCGTTTTCTTACAACCGGCGAACCGCGGGGCATCACCCTCGTCCACTCGCTCGGCCTCGGCGACCGAGGCGAATTGGGAACAAACCGCTTCGCGCACGAGGGGATGCTGGCCAGGGTCATCGCTTCACATTTCACCTGGTCAGCGCGCATCCAGCAGCTTATCCGCGACGAAAAGATTGAAGCCTATTGTTTTCCCGGCGGCGTGGTGCAGCAGCTCCTGCGTGAGATTGGCGCCGGACGGCCCGGCCTCATCACCCATTCCGGCCTGGGCACCTTTGTCGACCCACGGCAGGACGGAGGCCGCTGCAACAAGCGGAGCACGGCCGAACTTGTGGAACTGATGAATATCGATGGGGGTGAGGCGCTGCGTTACAAGCCCTTTAAAGTGGACATCGCCATCATTCGCGGCACCTATGCCGATTTGAAGGGAAACATCAGCCCTGAAGAGGAAGCGGTTGACCTCGACATTTACACCATGGCGATGGCGGCGCACAATTGCAACGGAACCGTTCTGGCGCAGGTGCGCCAGGTAGTAGAGCCTGGTACGTTGAAGGCGAGAAGCGTGCACGTACCGGGCATCATGGTTGACGCTGTGGTCGAGGACAGCGCGCAGGAATTGTTCTACGGCCTGCCCTACGATCCAACTATCAGCGGCTCACAGCGAGCGCACCTCAAGCGGCTGTCCAGCGGGCTCCCGGAAAAGCTCGCGCGGCGGATCATCGCCCGGCGGGCTGCGATGGAACTTCGCCCCGGAGCGTCTCTGAACTTTGGCTTCGGCATTCCCGGCGGAATCTTCGGCGTGATCGCTGAACAGGGCATCGAGGACGATCTATGGATCAGCGTTGAACAGGGCACGCACAACGGCCGGATGCTGGATGAGCGGTTGTTTGGGGCCGCGCGCAATCCGGATGCGCTGGTCCCGTCGGTGGACCAATTCGATTTTTATAGTGGCGGCGGCATTGACCAGACCTTTCTGGGAATGGGTGAAGCGGACGCCCAGGGAAACGTGAACGTCTCACACCTGGGCGGAAACCTGGTGGGTCCCGGCGGTTTCATGGAAATTGCGCAGAATGCGAAGTGCGTGGTTTTCTGCGGTACCTTTGACGCTCAGGGAAGCGAAGTTGCGTTCGAAAACGGCAAACTTCGCATCGTAAGGCCTGGAAGGATCCAGAAGTTCGTCAAGGCGGTGGAACGCATTACCTTCTCCGGGGAGTATGCCCGGCAGAATAAACAGGAAGTCCTCTACGTTACCGAGCGGTGCGTCTTTCAGCTTGATACGGGAGGGCTGCGCCTTATCGAGATTGCTCCGGGAATTGATCCGGGGCGCGACATCTTTCCGTACATGGCGTTTCGGCCCATCGTGGGTGACGTCAAACAGATGGAGAGTTCATGCTTTGTTTAA
- a CDS encoding enoyl-CoA hydratase/isomerase family protein: protein MKLEATVLYEEKKRKGGEWAEITLNRPQKGNALTLPMLSEIEGHVRRLKTARNVRALVLRGGGRFFCTGGDIEAWGVLNPNEMSNVWVRRGIQVLEMIAALPQPVIAAISGHALGGGLELALMADLRVAVKAAKLGTPEVGLGMIAGWTGVRRLAEIIGVARATELTLLGSPISAEKACDWGLLNSLAEDAVEMEVQIEAWLDQIFANSGDAMALTKGLLGTMHADLSAHHAASAGLARSTEDSSEGIAAFQAKRKPAFRNR, encoded by the coding sequence ATGAAATTGGAAGCCACCGTACTGTACGAGGAGAAGAAACGCAAGGGGGGCGAGTGGGCGGAGATCACGCTCAACCGCCCGCAAAAAGGCAATGCTCTCACGCTGCCGATGCTCAGCGAAATCGAGGGCCACGTGCGGCGGCTGAAGACGGCGCGAAACGTCCGCGCGCTGGTGCTGCGGGGCGGCGGGCGGTTCTTCTGTACAGGAGGAGACATTGAGGCATGGGGCGTTCTCAATCCCAATGAAATGTCCAATGTTTGGGTTCGCCGCGGTATCCAGGTGCTTGAGATGATCGCAGCATTACCTCAGCCGGTGATCGCCGCTATTTCCGGCCACGCCCTGGGCGGCGGGCTGGAACTCGCCCTGATGGCAGACCTTCGAGTTGCGGTGAAAGCAGCGAAACTCGGAACGCCAGAAGTGGGTTTGGGCATGATTGCGGGCTGGACCGGGGTTCGCCGGCTTGCGGAAATCATCGGCGTAGCCCGCGCCACGGAGCTTACGCTGCTAGGCTCTCCCATCTCCGCTGAAAAAGCCTGCGACTGGGGTCTTTTGAACAGCCTGGCTGAAGATGCCGTCGAAATGGAAGTCCAGATTGAGGCCTGGCTCGACCAGATTTTTGCCAACTCCGGGGACGCTATGGCTTTAACAAAAGGCCTGCTGGGAACCATGCACGCAGACTTGAGTGCTCATCACGCGGCGTCTGCCGGACTGGCGCGATCGACGGAGGATTCGAGCGAAGGCATCGCGGCTTTCCAAGCCAAAAGGAAACCGGCTTTTCGAAATCGATAG
- a CDS encoding PAS domain-containing sensor histidine kinase, which translates to MEGRTPNKKDLLYEIAGLRERLAEAQKTINGLKGRKAAGQKNGNGDAGDFSLGVRGASDTEGKRAVPENEFLRFHSAFAHSKAAIAIQDNDGRITEQNAAHRTLLGYPNGELKGKTPGHYLAGGMGEFGRTRDELLHWGSYFGETRCRTRTGRWVDAEISMAIVRNSEGDTIGYTTFIFDVTQKKRMEGALRESEERFTTFMNNSFMLALMCDARGRYVYVNRAFEEYVGKPSAEILGKTPYDIWPKECAEDFIAADQVVLSTGRSIEKYEKTVLPRRDTKEWLAIRFPFHDRKRKAFVGCVSIDVTERKSLEEQLRQSQKMEAVGRLAGGIAHDFNNLLTIITGYSELLLDSAPIEEEQRSKIEEIKKAGERAALLTRQLLAFSRKQVLAPRVLDLNVVIENLRKMIERLIGEDIEFVTIPYAALGRAKADPGQVEQIIMNLVVNARDAMPQGGKLTIETANVEFDEEYARSHVPSVPGHYVMVAVGDTGTGMDPGVQKHIFEPFFTTKETGKGTGLGLATAYGIVKQSGGFIWVYSEVGVGTVFKIYFPRVLEENEVPTVIQHEPEQLKGTETILVAEDEVALRTLICETLERFGYKVLLAADGEEAVRLSEQIGEAIHLLIADVVMPRMSGREVAEHVTAARPKIEVLYISGYTDDAIIHHGAIGPNIAFLQKPFTPAALARKVRQILEHKSDAKS; encoded by the coding sequence ATGGAAGGCAGGACACCCAATAAAAAGGACCTCTTGTACGAAATCGCCGGGCTCCGTGAGAGGCTGGCCGAAGCCCAGAAGACTATCAATGGTCTGAAGGGCCGGAAAGCTGCCGGTCAAAAGAACGGAAACGGAGACGCGGGTGATTTCAGCTTGGGGGTGCGAGGCGCCTCCGACACGGAAGGGAAAAGGGCCGTGCCGGAGAATGAATTTCTCAGGTTTCATAGCGCTTTCGCCCACTCGAAGGCAGCCATCGCCATCCAGGACAATGATGGCCGTATTACAGAACAAAATGCCGCCCACCGGACGTTGCTGGGCTACCCCAACGGGGAGTTGAAAGGCAAGACGCCGGGCCATTACCTTGCCGGAGGCATGGGTGAGTTCGGGCGGACCAGGGACGAGCTTCTGCACTGGGGCAGCTACTTTGGGGAGACCCGATGCCGAACACGGACCGGGCGATGGGTTGACGCAGAAATTTCCATGGCCATTGTCCGCAATTCTGAAGGCGACACCATCGGTTACACAACGTTTATTTTCGACGTTACGCAAAAGAAACGCATGGAAGGCGCGCTTCGCGAGAGTGAAGAGCGCTTTACCACGTTTATGAACAACAGTTTTATGCTCGCTCTGATGTGCGACGCGCGGGGCCGCTACGTTTACGTCAATCGGGCGTTTGAAGAATATGTCGGAAAGCCTTCGGCTGAAATTCTGGGAAAAACGCCTTATGATATCTGGCCCAAAGAGTGTGCCGAAGATTTTATTGCGGCTGACCAGGTGGTCTTGTCCACCGGACGTTCGATTGAGAAATACGAAAAAACGGTCCTTCCGAGGCGTGACACGAAAGAGTGGCTGGCCATAAGGTTCCCGTTCCATGACAGGAAAAGGAAGGCTTTCGTAGGCTGTGTATCGATCGATGTCACTGAGCGGAAGAGCCTTGAGGAACAGCTACGCCAGTCGCAGAAAATGGAGGCTGTCGGCCGGCTGGCCGGTGGAATAGCGCATGACTTTAACAACCTGCTGACCATCATCACTGGCTATTCCGAGTTATTACTGGATTCTGCTCCGATTGAGGAAGAGCAGCGGAGCAAGATTGAAGAAATTAAAAAGGCCGGTGAGCGGGCGGCATTGCTCACGCGGCAACTTTTGGCCTTCAGCCGCAAGCAGGTACTTGCCCCGCGAGTTCTGGATCTGAATGTTGTTATTGAAAACCTGCGAAAGATGATCGAACGCCTGATTGGAGAAGATATTGAGTTCGTCACCATTCCATATGCCGCGCTGGGCCGGGCAAAAGCAGACCCGGGGCAGGTTGAGCAAATCATCATGAATCTGGTCGTGAACGCCCGCGATGCGATGCCCCAGGGAGGAAAGTTGACGATTGAAACGGCCAATGTGGAATTCGACGAAGAGTACGCACGCTCTCATGTCCCGAGTGTGCCGGGCCATTACGTAATGGTCGCGGTGGGCGATACAGGAACGGGAATGGATCCGGGAGTACAAAAGCACATCTTTGAGCCGTTCTTCACAACGAAGGAAACGGGGAAAGGCACGGGGCTTGGTCTCGCCACGGCCTACGGGATTGTCAAGCAGAGCGGCGGCTTTATATGGGTTTACAGCGAAGTGGGCGTCGGTACCGTATTTAAGATCTACTTTCCCAGGGTTCTCGAAGAGAACGAAGTGCCAACGGTCATTCAGCACGAGCCTGAGCAGTTAAAGGGGACAGAAACCATTCTGGTGGCTGAAGATGAGGTGGCCCTTCGAACGTTGATTTGCGAAACTCTGGAACGATTCGGCTACAAAGTATTGCTGGCCGCTGATGGGGAAGAAGCTGTCCGGCTCAGCGAGCAGATCGGCGAGGCAATCCACCTCCTGATTGCTGACGTAGTGATGCCCCGGATGAGTGGGCGCGAGGTGGCCGAGCATGTCACGGCTGCTCGCCCAAAAATTGAAGTCCTATATATTTCAGGTTATACGGATGACGCCATTATTCACCATGGCGCCATTGGCCCCAATATCGCCTTCCTGCAAAAGCCCTTTACGCCTGCTGCGCTAGCCAGGAAAGTCCGCCAAATTCTCGAACACAAGTCTGACGCAAAGTCCTGA
- a CDS encoding DeoR/GlpR transcriptional regulator, producing MLAEERRRAILEIMAREGRVLVRELADRFDTSHVTIRNDLKILHTEGLIQRAHGGGLPAGGGTLIDPSLKEKEIVHQDEKRRIGEAAAAMVKEGQSVLLDSGTTTTAVARAMRQHRDLTIITNAVNIAAELAPTPMELILTGGILRERSFSLVGPLAEETLRQLQADILFLGVDGFDVEYGLTTPNLLEAKVNRVMVDIARRVVMVCDSSKFGRRSLCLIVPPSSIDEVITDAGIGKSELRALEKVGIKVNVV from the coding sequence ATGCTGGCCGAAGAACGGCGACGGGCAATTCTTGAAATTATGGCACGTGAGGGCAGGGTGCTGGTTCGCGAACTGGCCGACCGTTTTGATACCTCTCACGTTACGATTCGCAATGACCTCAAGATATTACATACCGAGGGACTTATTCAGCGTGCGCACGGCGGGGGTCTGCCAGCGGGTGGGGGCACACTGATCGATCCAAGTCTCAAGGAAAAGGAAATTGTGCATCAGGACGAGAAGAGGAGGATCGGAGAAGCTGCAGCGGCGATGGTAAAAGAAGGGCAATCCGTGCTGCTCGATTCGGGTACAACTACGACGGCCGTGGCGCGGGCGATGCGCCAGCACCGCGATCTTACGATTATCACAAACGCCGTCAATATTGCTGCTGAGCTGGCTCCCACTCCGATGGAATTGATCTTGACTGGCGGCATCCTTCGGGAACGGTCGTTTTCGCTGGTGGGTCCTCTGGCCGAAGAGACCCTGCGGCAGTTGCAGGCGGATATCCTGTTCCTCGGTGTTGACGGATTTGACGTTGAATACGGTTTGACAACACCGAATCTGCTGGAGGCCAAGGTGAACCGCGTGATGGTGGATATCGCCCGGCGCGTCGTGATGGTCTGCGACTCCAGCAAGTTCGGGCGGCGCAGTCTGTGCCTGATTGTCCCCCCCTCTTCCATCGACGAGGTGATTACGGATGCTGGTATCGGAAAGAGCGAATTGCGGGCACTCGAAAAAGTTGGGATCAAGGTAAACGTCGTATAG
- a CDS encoding cysteine--tRNA ligase: MALHFYNTMGGKVEEFRPLEDKKVRIYTCGLTVYGYAHIGNYRTFVFQDILRRFLKYQGYQVVQAMNLTDVDDKTIRNADAAGLSLRDYTDRFIEAFEVDRQLLNLEKPEFVVRATDHIDDMVKLVQKLEQKGYAYKSEGSYYFPVEKFPDYGKLSRIDLSGIRAGARVDADEYDKANVRDFVLWKAAKEGEPFWDTALGPGRPGWHIECSAMSMKYLGETFDIHSGGIDLVFPHHENEIAQSEAATGKPFVRFWLHGEHLVVNGEKMSKSLGNVYTLRDLIAKGYRPTAIRYLLASVPFRSTLNFTFDGLHQARQSVERLRNFHYRLTKEEFSTGINAGLEELAANARRKFEEALADNLNTAEALAAIFEMVREGNTAMDHGKFLDGNRGAFLDTLARWDQIFAVLEDNDQAKLREYGLLKGEQEVEPGEASEAGAELDNLLTETLDEEEIEKLLSERESARRQGNFARADQIRDELQNGGVLVEDTKAGTRWKRK; encoded by the coding sequence ATGGCGCTACACTTCTACAACACTATGGGCGGTAAGGTGGAAGAGTTCCGCCCTCTGGAAGATAAAAAGGTTCGGATCTACACCTGCGGGTTGACGGTTTACGGATACGCCCACATTGGCAACTACCGCACCTTTGTCTTCCAAGACATCCTGAGGCGATTTCTGAAGTATCAAGGCTATCAAGTGGTGCAGGCGATGAATCTGACGGATGTGGATGACAAGACCATCCGAAACGCCGATGCCGCCGGACTCAGCCTTCGTGACTACACCGACCGGTTTATTGAAGCCTTTGAAGTTGACCGGCAGCTACTGAACCTGGAAAAACCGGAATTTGTGGTTCGGGCCACCGACCACATTGACGACATGGTGAAGCTGGTCCAGAAGCTTGAGCAGAAAGGTTACGCCTACAAGAGCGAAGGTTCTTACTACTTCCCGGTTGAAAAGTTCCCGGATTACGGCAAACTTTCCAGGATTGACCTTTCGGGAATTCGGGCCGGGGCGCGCGTGGACGCTGATGAGTACGACAAAGCCAATGTTCGGGACTTTGTCCTTTGGAAAGCCGCCAAGGAAGGTGAGCCTTTCTGGGATACGGCGCTGGGGCCGGGGCGGCCGGGGTGGCACATCGAATGCTCGGCGATGTCGATGAAATATCTGGGTGAGACGTTTGACATTCATTCAGGCGGGATCGACCTCGTCTTTCCTCACCATGAAAATGAAATTGCCCAGAGCGAGGCGGCAACGGGCAAGCCCTTTGTGCGGTTCTGGCTGCACGGCGAACACCTGGTGGTGAACGGCGAGAAGATGTCCAAATCGCTGGGCAACGTATATACATTGCGCGATCTTATTGCCAAAGGTTATCGGCCTACAGCGATCCGCTACCTGCTGGCCTCCGTCCCTTTTCGAAGCACCCTGAACTTTACGTTCGACGGACTTCACCAGGCCAGACAGTCTGTTGAGCGATTGAGGAATTTCCACTACCGCCTGACGAAAGAGGAGTTCTCGACGGGTATAAATGCTGGCCTTGAAGAGCTTGCGGCCAACGCGCGGCGGAAATTTGAGGAGGCCCTGGCGGACAACTTGAACACGGCCGAGGCGCTGGCTGCCATTTTTGAGATGGTCCGTGAAGGCAACACGGCGATGGATCACGGCAAGTTCTTGGATGGAAATCGGGGCGCTTTCCTGGATACTCTGGCTCGATGGGATCAGATCTTCGCTGTTCTTGAGGACAATGACCAGGCAAAACTCCGGGAATATGGCTTGTTGAAGGGCGAGCAGGAAGTTGAGCCAGGAGAAGCTTCGGAAGCGGGTGCCGAGCTGGATAATCTGCTTACCGAAACTCTGGACGAAGAAGAAATTGAAAAGCTTCTTTCAGAACGCGAAAGCGCGCGGCGGCAGGGAAACTTTGCGCGCGCCGACCAGATCCGCGACGAACTTCAGAACGGCGGAGTGCTCGTGGAAGACACCAAAGCGGGCACACGCTGGAAACGGAAGTGA
- a CDS encoding acetyl ornithine aminotransferase family protein → MNNGLPEIRTSLPGPEAQKILDLDHRLVSPSYGRDYPMVAKRGSGMMVEDVDGNIFLDFSAGIASVSTGHCHPDVVRAIQKQAETLIHMSGTDFYYPLLTQVAEKITSITPGDFPKRVYFANSGTEGIEAAMKLARFHTRRHRFIAFLGCFHGRTFGSLSLTASKAVQRNGFGPLLSGVSHVPYPNPYRCANRHPSGDCDCSGVEAIKKLFKTSVPPEEVAAVVVEPIQGEGGYVVPPQGFLPELRELTQRYGILLIVDEIQSGMGRTGRMWACQHSGVAPDILVTAKGIASGLPLGLTVARADIMNWPPGAHASTFGGNPVACAAALETIRLLEEKYIANADKVGKYILDRLQSWPGKHPNVGNVRGKGLMIGIELVKDPASREPHPQMRQKVIQRAFELGVLVLGCGESTIRLMPPLVVEQFQADFALDVLERVIEETSK, encoded by the coding sequence ATGAACAACGGCTTACCTGAAATCAGAACGTCTCTGCCCGGACCGGAGGCGCAGAAAATACTGGACCTGGACCATCGCCTTGTTTCCCCGTCCTATGGCCGGGACTATCCGATGGTGGCAAAACGGGGCAGTGGCATGATGGTGGAAGATGTTGACGGCAACATCTTTCTGGATTTCAGCGCGGGCATCGCTTCGGTGTCCACCGGCCACTGCCATCCCGATGTCGTCCGGGCGATTCAGAAACAGGCCGAAACTCTGATCCACATGTCGGGAACGGACTTTTATTATCCGTTGCTCACTCAGGTTGCTGAAAAGATTACTTCCATTACGCCGGGTGATTTCCCCAAGCGCGTCTACTTTGCCAACTCCGGTACCGAAGGTATTGAAGCCGCAATGAAACTGGCCCGCTTTCATACGCGGCGGCACCGATTTATTGCCTTTCTGGGGTGCTTTCACGGCCGCACGTTCGGTTCTCTTTCGCTGACAGCCAGCAAAGCTGTCCAGCGGAATGGCTTTGGTCCGCTGCTTTCCGGCGTGAGCCACGTCCCCTACCCAAACCCGTACCGGTGCGCCAACCGGCATCCATCCGGCGATTGTGATTGCAGCGGCGTGGAGGCAATCAAAAAACTCTTCAAAACTTCAGTCCCGCCGGAAGAAGTTGCGGCCGTCGTTGTTGAACCGATCCAGGGTGAGGGCGGGTATGTTGTGCCGCCTCAGGGCTTTCTTCCGGAACTTCGTGAGCTGACACAGCGTTACGGGATTCTGCTGATAGTGGACGAAATCCAGAGTGGCATGGGGCGCACCGGCCGCATGTGGGCCTGCCAGCACTCCGGAGTTGCGCCGGACATCCTGGTGACGGCGAAAGGGATTGCCTCCGGATTGCCGCTCGGGCTTACGGTTGCCCGTGCCGACATCATGAACTGGCCTCCGGGCGCCCACGCCTCGACTTTTGGCGGAAATCCCGTGGCGTGCGCTGCGGCGCTTGAAACTATTCGTCTGCTGGAAGAAAAGTATATTGCAAACGCCGACAAGGTGGGAAAGTACATCCTGGACCGGCTCCAGAGCTGGCCTGGAAAGCACCCCAACGTCGGCAATGTCAGGGGCAAGGGATTGATGATCGGCATTGAACTGGTCAAGGACCCGGCCAGCCGCGAGCCCCATCCGCAAATGCGCCAGAAGGTGATCCAGCGCGCTTTTGAACTGGGTGTTCTTGTGCTGGGTTGCGGAGAAAGCACCATCCGGCTGATGCCTCCTCTGGTGGTGGAGCAATTCCAGGCGGATTTTGCCCTGGACGTTCTGGAACGCGTGATCGAAGAAACATCAAAATGA
- a CDS encoding YraN family protein, which translates to MDWVAHLVYGALAWRERRQASAASRGRKASDPGEAPRHLKVGARGETLAYWRLRCEGYAIVTRNRRPHGRSGELDLVGWDGPVLAFIEVKTRTSEHAGPPEMALSFEQQRRIVKSARVYMRRLTKQPAGYRFDIASVMWDPAGGYRVRVIKDAFKE; encoded by the coding sequence TTGGACTGGGTCGCTCATCTGGTCTATGGGGCGTTGGCCTGGCGCGAGAGGCGGCAGGCTAGCGCTGCCAGCCGGGGGCGGAAGGCCAGCGATCCCGGCGAGGCGCCCCGGCACTTGAAAGTCGGGGCACGCGGTGAGACGCTAGCTTATTGGCGCCTGCGCTGCGAGGGGTATGCCATTGTCACTCGGAACCGCCGCCCACACGGGCGGTCAGGCGAGTTGGATCTGGTAGGCTGGGATGGCCCTGTGCTGGCTTTTATCGAAGTAAAGACGCGGACCAGCGAACACGCCGGACCTCCAGAAATGGCCCTCAGTTTTGAACAGCAGCGCCGGATCGTTAAAAGCGCCAGGGTTTACATGCGACGGCTGACAAAACAACCGGCTGGATACAGGTTTGATATTGCAAGCGTCATGTGGGACCCTGCAGGGGGTTACCGGGTCCGGGTGATTAAAGACGCTTTCAAGGAATAG